In a single window of the Gossypium hirsutum isolate 1008001.06 chromosome A13, Gossypium_hirsutum_v2.1, whole genome shotgun sequence genome:
- the LOC107951366 gene encoding WPP domain-interacting protein 2 produces MDLGSECSALELVEDNEATQNTIPHVGDDKMKNNHGDDCKSKDNGSCTIDNLTQRSAIDQTGYSDALTAGNHVKGTAEIVLPMHSTPLVAGKSPGGSSPPTTKGYGLKKWRRIKRDFVKDSTASMDSSKILKRGLTGSANLDPSKPQQRASPEIKQNSASPIGPVNMLSTSVAPGSMFAVGAAFASATDSENSEDRSSKSSTAASMPKVRYDLPAVLGYMHDKNQMKNLGGNIVGNSSHRVQQGKGRAESSKKARGVRVKIEKENSHSSVESDSRSSNFIFTQHPISVTSNGKQSGNPMNYDGENSDEAHEDDHQISEEVQTVYRKENSGDIEELSPEDLAAELSWEDKEEKNGNHRPSPDQDPLVQSILALQSVQEALENEVQKLVEIGKEPVRDGSVNINNVHVDSTFADEEIHETSSSDQLASEKITKSASGSLETQVFTLTHKVKYLESKLEEARSVLQVKESKISELKTSVKSSGSWKEESRSIAESQQDEYRKMELDLEGLFQKKMEAEIEFLVLTWEIEKLKVSVGNQITVVEEQTSLVVEQEQMLNKLGEVESKAVMLKKQAEELEKYHGNILDVEEVLQMRGRVCKVMSCFFTQLVLLVLVFLFLILQFSIHSGVVVPT; encoded by the exons ATGGATTTGGGAAGCGAGTGTTCTGCGCTTGAATTGGTTGAGGATAATGAAGCCACTCAAAACACAATACCTCATGTTGGTGATGATAAAATGAAGAATAATCACGGTGATGATTGCAAGAGTAAAGATAATGGATCGTGCACAATTGATAATCTGACTCAGAGGTCGGCCATCGATCAAACTGGCTATTCCGATGCTTTGACAGCTGGTAATCATGTAAAGGGTACTGCCGAGATTGTACTGCCGATGCATTCAACTCCTCTTGTAGCAGGTAAATCCCCTGGTGGGTCATCTCCTCCTACCACCAAAGGGTATGGCTTGAAGAAATGGAGGCGGATCAAGAGAGACTTTGTGAAGGATTCCACCGCCTCAATGGACAGCAGTAAAATATTGAAGCGAGGTTTGACCGGTTCTGCAAATCTGGATCCAAGTAAACCTCAACAGAGGGCATCACCTGAGATCAAGCAGAATAGTGCATCCCCTATTGGACCTGTGAATATGTTGAGCACAAGTGTTGCTCCTGGATCCATGTTTGCTGTTGGAGCTGCTTTTGCTTCTGCCACAGACTCTGAAAATAGTGAGGACCGGAGTAGCAAGTCATCAACAGCAGCCAGTATGCCAAAGGTGAGATATGACCTGCCTGCAGTTTTGGGGTACATGCATGATAAAAACCAGATGAAGAATTTAGGTGGGAACATTGTGGGTAATTCAAGTCATAGAGTTCAACAGGGAAAGGGCCGTGCTGAAAGCAGTAAGAAGGCAAGAGGAGTAAGGGTCAAAATCGAGAAGGAAAATTCTCATTCTAGTGTGGAATCTGACTCAAGAAGCTCCAACTTTATCTTTACACAGCATCCAATTTCTGTGACAAGTAATGGAAAGCAAAGTGGAAACCCCATGAATTATGATGGAGAAAATAGTGATGAAGCTCATGAAGACGACCACCAGATCAGTGAGGAAGTTCAAACTGTTTATAGGAAAGAAAATTCAGGTGATATTGAGGAACTTTCACCTGAAGATTTAGCTGCAGAATTATCTTGGGAggacaaagaagaaaaaaatgggaATCACCGGCCTTCACCAGATCAAGACCCATTGGTCCAGTCTATTCTTGCTCTCCAATCTGTCCAGGAAGCCCTTGAAAATG AAGTACAGAAGCTAGTAGAGATAGGCAAGGAACCTGTACGTGATGGTTCAGTTAACATTAACAATGTTCATGTGGATTCTACTTTTGCTGATGAGGAAATCCACGAAACTAGCTCCTCTGACCAATTAGCTTCTGAAAAGATCACAAAAAGTGCTTCAGGTTCCTTGGAAACTCAGGTATTCACCTTAACACACAAAGTAAAATATTTAGAGAGCAAACTGGAGGAAGCAAGGTCCGTACTTCAGGTGAAGGAATCAAAGATTTCTGAACTGAAAACTAGTGTGAAGAGTAGCGGGTCATGGAAGGAAGAATCAAGAAGCATTGCAGAGTCGCAACAAGATGAATATAGAAAAATGGAACTTGACCTTGAGGGCCTGTTTCAAAAGAAAATGGAGGCTGAAATTGAATTTCTAGTTCTAACCTGGGAAATAGAGAAGTTGAAAGTTTCAGTAGGCAATCAAATCACAGTAGTTGAAGAGCAAACATCATTGGTTGTGGAGCAAGAACAGATGTTGAATAAGCTTGGAGAGGTAGAAAGCAAGGCTGTAATGCTAAAGAAACAAGCGGAGGAGTTGGAAAAATATCATGGAAACATCTTAGATGTGGAAGAGGTTTTGCAGATGCGTGGAAGAGTATGCAAGGTTATGTCATGTTTTTTTACACAACTAGTATTACTGGTTTTAGTGTTCTTATTCCTTATTTTGCAGTTTTCAATCCATTCAGGGGTGGTTGTCCCCACCTGA
- the LOC107951367 gene encoding high mobility group B protein 10 isoform X1 gives MSEHQEQTERRNGHPSMSRYPSPTATYEDVLQSPDLFWEKLKAFHISLGFKFKVPVVGGKALDLHQLFVEVTSRGGLEKVIKDRKWKEVIVGFRFPTTITSASFVLRKYYLSLLYHFEQVYYFRKQLSPVSTPGTASESLVTGSANAMEDASTNQLTAVGTQELQIGSSVTGIIDGKFDNGYLVTVRLGSDQFKGVLYHIPQMHQLSQSSNTSDVPPRRRKRSRLAQDPSRPKSNRSGYNHFYAEHYAQLKPMYYGEEKVISKKIGNLWSNLTEAEKQVYQEKGMKDERYGTEMLEYRSSHDSTPQ, from the exons ATGTCTGAGCATCAAGAGCAGACTGAGAGGAGAAATGGGCACCCCAGCATGTCTCGCTATCCCTCTCCTACTGCTACCTATGAGGATGTTCTTCAAAGTCCTGACCTTTTCTGGGAAAAGCTCAAAGCTTTTCACATATCTCTCGGCTTCAAGTTCAA GGTTCCGGTTGTTGGAGGAAAGGCTCTGGATCTGCATCAACTCTTCGTGGAAGTCACATCACGTGGAGGTCTCGAAAAG GTAATAAAAGATCGCAAATGGAAGGAAGTGATTGTGGGCTTTAGATTTCCTACAACCATTACGAGTGCGTCTTTTGTTTTAAGGAAGTATTATTTATCATTGCTTTATCACTTTGAGCAAGTCTATTACTTCCGTAAACAACTCTCTCCAGTCTCAACCCCAG GCACTGCCAGTGAGAGCCTTGTGACTGGATCTGCAAACGCAATGGAAGATGCCTCTACAAACCAATTAACAGCTGTTG GAACTCAGGAGTTGCAGATTGGCAGTTCTGTGACGGGGATCATTGATGGaaaatttgataatggctatctGGTTACAGTTAGGTTGGGGTCTGATCAATTTAAAGGTGTTCTATATCATATCCCCCAAATGCATCAACTGTCTCAAAGTTCAAATACTTCAGATGTACCTCCTCGACGCCGAAAGAGATCCCGGTTAGCACAGGACCCCTCCAGGCCAAAATCAAACAGGAGTGGTTATAATCATTTCTATGCTGAGCATTATGCTCAACTCAAACCTATGTACTATGGGGAAGAGAAAGTCATCAGCAAGAAAATTGGGAACTTGTGGAGCAATCTGACAGAGGCCGAGAAACAG GTTTATCAGGAGAAAGGGATGAAGGATGAGAGATACGGAACTGAAATGTTGGAATATCGATCTTCCCATGATTCGACACCTCAATAG
- the LOC107951367 gene encoding high mobility group B protein 10 isoform X2 → MSEHQEQTERRNGHPSMSRYPSPTATYEDVLQSPDLFWEKLKAFHISLGFKFKVPVVGGKALDLHQLFVEVTSRGGLEKVIKDRKWKEVIVGFRFPTTITSASFVLRKYYLSLLYHFEQVYYFRKQLSPVSTPGTASESLVTGSANAMEDASTNQLTAVGTQELQIGSSVTGIIDGKFDNGYLVTVRLGSDQFKGVLYHIPQMHQLSQSSNTSDVPPRRRKRSRLAQDPSRPKSNRSGYNHFYAEHYAQLKPMYYGEEKVISKKIGNLWSNLTEAEKQVYQEKGMKDVCVCVCAV, encoded by the exons ATGTCTGAGCATCAAGAGCAGACTGAGAGGAGAAATGGGCACCCCAGCATGTCTCGCTATCCCTCTCCTACTGCTACCTATGAGGATGTTCTTCAAAGTCCTGACCTTTTCTGGGAAAAGCTCAAAGCTTTTCACATATCTCTCGGCTTCAAGTTCAA GGTTCCGGTTGTTGGAGGAAAGGCTCTGGATCTGCATCAACTCTTCGTGGAAGTCACATCACGTGGAGGTCTCGAAAAG GTAATAAAAGATCGCAAATGGAAGGAAGTGATTGTGGGCTTTAGATTTCCTACAACCATTACGAGTGCGTCTTTTGTTTTAAGGAAGTATTATTTATCATTGCTTTATCACTTTGAGCAAGTCTATTACTTCCGTAAACAACTCTCTCCAGTCTCAACCCCAG GCACTGCCAGTGAGAGCCTTGTGACTGGATCTGCAAACGCAATGGAAGATGCCTCTACAAACCAATTAACAGCTGTTG GAACTCAGGAGTTGCAGATTGGCAGTTCTGTGACGGGGATCATTGATGGaaaatttgataatggctatctGGTTACAGTTAGGTTGGGGTCTGATCAATTTAAAGGTGTTCTATATCATATCCCCCAAATGCATCAACTGTCTCAAAGTTCAAATACTTCAGATGTACCTCCTCGACGCCGAAAGAGATCCCGGTTAGCACAGGACCCCTCCAGGCCAAAATCAAACAGGAGTGGTTATAATCATTTCTATGCTGAGCATTATGCTCAACTCAAACCTATGTACTATGGGGAAGAGAAAGTCATCAGCAAGAAAATTGGGAACTTGTGGAGCAATCTGACAGAGGCCGAGAAACAG GTTTATCAGGAGAAAGGGATGAAggatgtgtgtgtgtgtgtgtgtgcagtTTGA
- the LOC107951368 gene encoding photosystem I reaction center subunit V, chloroplastic: MASASALLTPIFTTTLQNKHGSRHNIATPSFQGLRPLRKAPSSKLAPLSCGRKVGGVKAELSAPVVISLSTGLSLFLGRFVFFNFQRENVAKQVPEQNGLTHFEAGDTRAKEYVSLLKSNDPVGFNLVDVLAWGSLGHIVAYYILATSSNGYDPKFFS, translated from the coding sequence ATGGCATCAGCCTCAGCTTTGTTAACCCCCATCTTCACCACCACCCTCCAAAACAAACATGGCAGCCGCCACAACATCGCCACTCCATCGTTCCAAGGCCTCAGGCCCCTACGCAAGGCCCCCTCCTCCAAGCTCGCCCCCTTGTCTTGTGGTAGAAAGGTTGGTGGTGTGAAGGCTGAGCTAAGCGCCCCAGTGGTGATAAGCCTAAGCACAGGCCTCTCCCTTTTCTTGGGTCGGTTCGTGTTCTTCAACTTCCAAAGAGAGAACGTGGCGAAGCAAGTGCCTGAGCAAAACGGGTTGACCCATTTCGAAGCGGGTGACACTCGAGCCAAGGAGTATGTTAGCCTCCTGAAATCCAACGATCCGGTGGGATTCAACCTGGTGGATGTTCTGGCTTGGGGATCCCTGGGTCATATTGTTGCTTACTATATCTTGGCCACCTCCAGCAATGGCTATGATCCCAAGTTCTTTAGTTGA
- the LOC107951369 gene encoding actin-related protein 8 isoform X1, which produces MATLLRKVWESVSTRSSSTSHSPLQLTSSSATSSDSSLGPCFDSIPLDILLQILRLVGPKDAIKLGCVSRAWRSLVSDNLLWIYFLQYYEGHDDPWDSVFFAELNLRSGYPLQTFPSRTGELSFMRIYGQRAQVPGSVIIDGCSGYCKFGWSKYACPSGRSATFLEFGNIESPMYARLRHFFGTIYSRMQVKPSTQPIVLSIPICHYDDTDSAKASRRQLKDAIHTVLFDMNVPAVCAVNQATLALFAARRTSGIVVNIGFQVTSVVPILNGKVTRKVGVEVIGLGALKLTGYLKELMQQNNINFESLYTVRTLKENLCYVAADYKTELLKDTRASMEVPAVGWFTLSKERFQTGEILFQPRIGGVSAMGLHQAVALCMDHCHAAELTCDDTWFKTIVLSRGTACLPGLAERLEKELHETLSPSLANGLRVIPPPHGPDTAWFGAKFISNLSTFPGTWCIRKKQFRRKSRANIMW; this is translated from the exons ATGGCTACGCTGCTCCGGAAAGTCTGGGAGTCTGTCTCCACTCGTTCTTCTTCCACCTCCCACTCACCTCTCCAGTTAACTTCTTCTTCAGCCACTTCATCCGACTCATCGCTCGGACCTTGTTTCGATTCTATTCCGCTTGATATTCTGCTACAGATACTCCGGCTGGTCGGCCCCAAGGACGCCATCAAGCTTGGTTGCGTTAGCCGAGCCTGGAGGTCCCTTGTCTCGGATAATCTCCTTTGGATATATTTTCTCCAATACTATGAAGGCCACGATGATCCCTGGGACTCCGTTTTCTTCGCCGAGTTGAACTTAAGATCCGGTTATCCTCTGCA AACATTCCCAAGTCGCACAGGGGAGTTATCTTTCATGCGCATTTATGGTCAACGTGCACAAGTCCCTGGTTCTGTTATCATTGATG GTTGTTCGGGCTATTGCAAGTTTGGGTGGAGCAAGTATGCTTGTCCATCTGGGCGGTCTGCAACTTTTCTG GAGTTTGGTAACATCGAATCTCCAATGTATGCTAGACTTCGACATTTTTTTGGCACTATTTATAGCAG GATGCAGGTTAAGCCATCCACTCAACCAATTGTCCTGTCCATTCCAATATGCCATTATGATG ATACAGATTCGGCCAAAGCATCAAGAAGGCAGCTTAAAGATGCCATCCACACTGTCTTATTTGACATGAATGTTCCTGCTGTTTGTGCTGTGAATCAG GCAACATTAGCTCTCTTTGCAGCAAGACGGACATCGGGAATTGTTGTTAACATTGGTTTTCAAGTTACATCTGTTGTTCCCA TTTTAAATGGGAAAGTTACACGTAAGGTGGGTGTTGAAGTTATTGGACTTGGTGCATTAAAACTCACAGGATACCTCAAGGAACTCATGCAGCAGAACAATATTAACTTTGAATCATTGTACACCGTGCGGACACTAAAAGAG AACCTATGCTATGTTGCTGCTGATTATAAAACAGAACTATTGAAAGATACTCGAGCATCAATGGAGGTTCCAGCCGTGGGTTGGTTTACTTTGTCAAAGGAACGTTTTCAAACTGGAGAGATCTTATTCCAGCCACGTATTGGAGGAGT GTCTGCTATGGGATTGCATCAGGCGGTAGCACTTTGCATGGATCATTGCCATGCTGCAGAATTGACATGCGATGATACTTGGTTCAAGACTATAGTTTTGTCCAGGGGAACTGCATGTTTACCGGGACTAGCAG AGAGGTTAGAGAAGGAACTACATGAGACTCTTTCCCCTTCCCTAGCAAATGGATTAAGAGTCATTCCTCCTCCTCATGGTCCAGATACTGCATGGTTTGGGGCCAAGTTTATCAGCAAC TTGAGCACGTTCCCAGGGACCTGGTGCATAAGAAAGAAGCAGTTCCGACGTAAATCCAGAGCCAACATCATGTGGTAA
- the LOC107951369 gene encoding actin-related protein 8 isoform X2, producing the protein MRIYGQRAQVPGSVIIDGCSGYCKFGWSKYACPSGRSATFLEFGNIESPMYARLRHFFGTIYSRMQVKPSTQPIVLSIPICHYDDTDSAKASRRQLKDAIHTVLFDMNVPAVCAVNQATLALFAARRTSGIVVNIGFQVTSVVPILNGKVTRKVGVEVIGLGALKLTGYLKELMQQNNINFESLYTVRTLKENLCYVAADYKTELLKDTRASMEVPAVGWFTLSKERFQTGEILFQPRIGGVSAMGLHQAVALCMDHCHAAELTCDDTWFKTIVLSRGTACLPGLAERLEKELHETLSPSLANGLRVIPPPHGPDTAWFGAKFISNLSTFPGTWCIRKKQFRRKSRANIMW; encoded by the exons ATGCGCATTTATGGTCAACGTGCACAAGTCCCTGGTTCTGTTATCATTGATG GTTGTTCGGGCTATTGCAAGTTTGGGTGGAGCAAGTATGCTTGTCCATCTGGGCGGTCTGCAACTTTTCTG GAGTTTGGTAACATCGAATCTCCAATGTATGCTAGACTTCGACATTTTTTTGGCACTATTTATAGCAG GATGCAGGTTAAGCCATCCACTCAACCAATTGTCCTGTCCATTCCAATATGCCATTATGATG ATACAGATTCGGCCAAAGCATCAAGAAGGCAGCTTAAAGATGCCATCCACACTGTCTTATTTGACATGAATGTTCCTGCTGTTTGTGCTGTGAATCAG GCAACATTAGCTCTCTTTGCAGCAAGACGGACATCGGGAATTGTTGTTAACATTGGTTTTCAAGTTACATCTGTTGTTCCCA TTTTAAATGGGAAAGTTACACGTAAGGTGGGTGTTGAAGTTATTGGACTTGGTGCATTAAAACTCACAGGATACCTCAAGGAACTCATGCAGCAGAACAATATTAACTTTGAATCATTGTACACCGTGCGGACACTAAAAGAG AACCTATGCTATGTTGCTGCTGATTATAAAACAGAACTATTGAAAGATACTCGAGCATCAATGGAGGTTCCAGCCGTGGGTTGGTTTACTTTGTCAAAGGAACGTTTTCAAACTGGAGAGATCTTATTCCAGCCACGTATTGGAGGAGT GTCTGCTATGGGATTGCATCAGGCGGTAGCACTTTGCATGGATCATTGCCATGCTGCAGAATTGACATGCGATGATACTTGGTTCAAGACTATAGTTTTGTCCAGGGGAACTGCATGTTTACCGGGACTAGCAG AGAGGTTAGAGAAGGAACTACATGAGACTCTTTCCCCTTCCCTAGCAAATGGATTAAGAGTCATTCCTCCTCCTCATGGTCCAGATACTGCATGGTTTGGGGCCAAGTTTATCAGCAAC TTGAGCACGTTCCCAGGGACCTGGTGCATAAGAAAGAAGCAGTTCCGACGTAAATCCAGAGCCAACATCATGTGGTAA